A genomic segment from Aegilops tauschii subsp. strangulata cultivar AL8/78 chromosome 1, Aet v6.0, whole genome shotgun sequence encodes:
- the LOC109784123 gene encoding uncharacterized protein isoform X2 has translation MTLRSPGYNEGIWGRKAPRRGRRKREASVAKIMPPLPESERETRAYLAERKCKRGAGDRSVSEYEPDAEEEAHFAEEALRDEEEVALAMSKEMHLPF, from the exons ATGACTCTCA GATCACCAGGATACAACGAAGGGATTTGGGGGAGAAAAGCACCGAGGCGAGGTAGACGAAAGAGAGAAG CTTCAGTTGCTAAAATAATGCCACCACTTCCGGAGAGTGAGAGGGAAACAAGGGCATATCTTGCGGAAAGGAAATGCAAGA GAGGTGCCGGCGATCGCAGTGTCTCGGAGTATGAACCAGATGCTGAAGAGGAGGCCCATTTTGCAGAAGAAGCTTTGAGAGATGAAGAGGAAGTTGCTCTTGCTATGTCCAAAGAAATG CACCTTCCTTTCTAG
- the LOC109784123 gene encoding uncharacterized protein isoform X1, whose amino-acid sequence MTLRSPGYNEGIWGRKAPRRGRRKREASVAKIMPPLPESERETRAYLAERKCKSEAYLKGCKDAEQQPLRDIHSIARRLLYPTASNAQPTQNAGGAGDRSVSEYEPDAEEEAHFAEEALRDEEEVALAMSKEMHLPF is encoded by the exons ATGACTCTCA GATCACCAGGATACAACGAAGGGATTTGGGGGAGAAAAGCACCGAGGCGAGGTAGACGAAAGAGAGAAG CTTCAGTTGCTAAAATAATGCCACCACTTCCGGAGAGTGAGAGGGAAACAAGGGCATATCTTGCGGAAAGGAAATGCAAGAGTGAGGCATATTTGAAGGGATGCAAGGATGCGGAGCAGCAACCTCTTAGAGACATACACAGCATAGCTCGTAGACTTTTATACCCTACTGCCTCTAATGCGCAACCGACACAAAATGCAGGAGGTGCCGGCGATCGCAGTGTCTCGGAGTATGAACCAGATGCTGAAGAGGAGGCCCATTTTGCAGAAGAAGCTTTGAGAGATGAAGAGGAAGTTGCTCTTGCTATGTCCAAAGAAATG CACCTTCCTTTCTAG